Proteins found in one Chlamydia pneumoniae TW-183 genomic segment:
- a CDS encoding ABC transporter substrate-binding protein has translation MKKKFIFYFVIVFSLLFLWEMTSRHRPTFSFFCPPPSSIASSTLQSLPLLLTSAWHTLKAILGGFFLAITLSIVLATIMLSYKSAKDLLQPLFILLQCTPMFALAPLIVLWFGWGIGAVIVPTALTIFFPLTLTIYQGILSTPEELIEQFVLCGATKFQLLIKLRIPHALPHIFSGLKIAIGSAGFAAIAGEWVASQSGLGILMLESRRNYEMELAFAGLATLSILTLSLFQITLLIEKLIFSLFRVKRMSLKHKSVAKKALSVLALIPIMLIPWKGNSKSPPDKKNLTSLTLLLDWTPNPNHIPLYAGVAKGYFKQHGLDLQLQKNTDSSSAVPHVLFEQVDMALYHALGIMKTSIKGMPIQIVGRLIDSSLQGFLYRSQDPIYKFEDLNGKVLGFCLNNSRDLNRLLETLNRNGVVPSEVKNVSSDLISPMLLNKIDFLYGAFYNIEGVKLQTLGMPVKCFLSDTCDLPTGPQLIVFTKKGTKASEPEIVEAFQKALQESIIFSKDHPEDAFKLYAKETKSIPKNLYQEYLQWEETFPLLAQSQDPLSKDLVDKLLETIIKQYPELASEVAKFSLNDLYNPSLPEEQSV, from the coding sequence ATGAAAAAAAAATTTATTTTCTACTTTGTTATCGTTTTTTCCCTGCTATTTCTTTGGGAGATGACGTCACGCCACCGACCCACGTTTTCCTTTTTCTGCCCTCCCCCCTCGAGCATTGCCTCTAGTACTCTCCAATCCCTTCCACTCTTGTTAACATCTGCTTGGCACACCTTAAAAGCGATTCTAGGAGGGTTCTTCCTTGCGATTACTCTCTCCATTGTTCTAGCAACAATTATGTTGTCTTATAAATCAGCTAAAGATCTCCTACAACCTCTTTTCATCCTGCTACAGTGCACTCCTATGTTTGCTCTGGCTCCACTGATTGTACTTTGGTTTGGCTGGGGAATCGGTGCTGTAATCGTCCCTACAGCACTCACCATATTCTTTCCGCTCACCCTGACTATCTATCAGGGCATCTTATCAACACCAGAAGAACTTATAGAGCAATTCGTCCTTTGCGGAGCTACAAAATTCCAACTCCTGATCAAACTCCGGATTCCCCACGCTCTCCCCCACATATTCTCGGGATTAAAAATTGCTATAGGATCTGCAGGATTTGCTGCCATTGCAGGAGAATGGGTAGCCTCCCAATCGGGTCTCGGCATCCTTATGCTCGAAAGCCGCAGAAATTATGAAATGGAATTAGCATTCGCAGGACTCGCGACTCTCTCAATTCTCACCCTCAGCCTCTTCCAAATCACCTTGTTAATTGAAAAATTGATTTTTTCACTATTCCGAGTAAAACGGATGAGCCTTAAGCACAAATCCGTAGCTAAAAAAGCTTTATCCGTACTCGCCTTAATTCCTATAATGCTTATTCCCTGGAAAGGAAACTCTAAATCTCCTCCTGACAAAAAAAATCTTACTTCACTAACACTTTTACTCGATTGGACCCCCAATCCTAACCATATTCCCCTCTATGCAGGAGTAGCCAAAGGATACTTCAAACAACACGGTTTGGATCTACAACTTCAAAAAAATACAGACTCAAGTTCTGCTGTTCCCCACGTTCTATTTGAACAAGTAGATATGGCCCTTTACCATGCTCTCGGCATCATGAAGACCTCCATAAAAGGCATGCCAATACAAATCGTAGGGAGATTGATAGACAGTTCCCTGCAAGGATTTCTCTACAGAAGTCAGGACCCCATCTACAAATTTGAAGACCTAAATGGCAAAGTCTTAGGTTTCTGCTTAAACAACTCCAGAGATCTAAATCGTCTACTTGAAACCTTAAATCGTAACGGTGTGGTTCCCTCTGAAGTCAAAAATGTAAGTTCTGATCTCATCTCTCCGATGTTATTAAACAAAATTGATTTCCTCTACGGCGCTTTCTACAATATTGAAGGAGTAAAATTACAAACTTTAGGCATGCCCGTGAAATGCTTTCTCTCCGATACCTGTGATCTTCCCACAGGCCCCCAGTTGATTGTCTTTACTAAAAAGGGAACGAAAGCTAGCGAACCCGAAATTGTTGAAGCTTTCCAAAAAGCTCTTCAAGAAAGCATCATATTCTCAAAAGACCACCCCGAAGATGCTTTTAAACTCTACGCTAAAGAAACTAAAAGCATACCTAAAAATCTCTATCAGGAGTATCTCCAATGGGAGGAAACTTTCCCCCTCCTAGCTCAGTCCCAAGATCCCTTAAGCAAAGACCTTGTAGACAAACTCCTCGAAACAATCATTAAACAGTATCCCGAACTTGCTTCAGAAGTCGCGAAGTTTTCTCTAAACGACCTCTACAATCCGTCACTACCAGAAGAACAGAGTGTGTAA
- a CDS encoding NhaD family Na+:H+ antiporter → MLKLQLCALFLFGYLAIVFEHIVRVNKSAIALAMGGLMWLVCFSHIPMADHMILVEEIADMSQVIFFLFSAMAIVELIDAHKGFSVIVKFCRIQSRTLLLWALIGLSFFLSAALDNLTSIIIIISILKRLVKAREDRLLLGAICVIAVNAGGAWTPLGDVTTTMLWINNKITSWGIIRALFVPSLVCVLVAGFCGQFFLRKRGSTLIAKDVELQSAPPKSLWIIFIGLGSLLMVPVWKACLGLPPFMGALLGLGLVWLTSDWIHSPHGEDRYHLRVPHILTKIDISSITFFIGILLAVNALSFANLLTDFSLWMDKIFSRNVVAIVIGLLSSVLDNVPLVAATMGMYTLPLDDTLWKLIAYAAGTGGSILIIGSAAGVAFMGLEKVDFLWYFKRISWIALASYFGGLFSYFVLESLNFFI, encoded by the coding sequence ATGCTGAAACTACAATTGTGTGCGCTATTTTTATTCGGATATCTCGCAATTGTCTTTGAACATATTGTTAGAGTGAATAAATCTGCAATTGCCTTAGCTATGGGAGGACTGATGTGGTTAGTATGCTTCTCCCACATTCCCATGGCGGATCATATGATTTTAGTCGAAGAAATTGCGGACATGTCCCAAGTCATCTTCTTCTTGTTCTCAGCAATGGCTATTGTCGAGCTTATTGATGCGCATAAAGGATTTTCTGTGATCGTTAAGTTCTGTCGTATTCAGTCGCGAACCCTGCTTCTCTGGGCTCTTATCGGGCTTTCTTTCTTCTTATCCGCGGCCTTAGACAATCTTACATCTATCATTATCATTATCTCGATTTTGAAGCGTTTAGTGAAGGCTAGGGAAGATCGCTTGTTATTAGGAGCTATTTGTGTCATTGCAGTAAATGCAGGTGGTGCATGGACTCCTCTAGGTGATGTAACTACAACAATGTTATGGATTAACAACAAGATTACTTCTTGGGGCATTATACGTGCTTTATTTGTGCCGAGTTTGGTCTGTGTGTTGGTCGCTGGTTTTTGTGGTCAATTTTTCCTTCGTAAACGAGGGAGTACTCTCATTGCCAAGGATGTAGAGTTACAATCTGCGCCTCCTAAGAGTCTTTGGATTATTTTTATAGGTTTAGGTTCCTTACTCATGGTTCCTGTGTGGAAGGCATGTTTAGGATTGCCTCCTTTTATGGGAGCGTTGTTAGGTTTAGGTCTTGTCTGGTTAACCAGTGACTGGATTCACTCTCCTCATGGTGAGGATCGTTACCATTTGCGAGTTCCTCATATTTTGACTAAAATCGATATCTCTTCGATTACGTTCTTTATTGGAATTTTGCTTGCTGTTAACGCGCTATCTTTTGCCAATTTGCTTACAGATTTTTCTCTATGGATGGATAAGATCTTTTCTAGGAACGTGGTTGCAATCGTTATCGGATTGCTCTCTAGCGTATTAGATAACGTACCTTTAGTAGCTGCTACCATGGGGATGTACACTCTTCCTCTTGATGATACTTTGTGGAAATTGATTGCTTATGCTGCAGGAACGGGAGGAAGCATTCTGATCATTGGTTCTGCAGCTGGTGTTGCCTTTATGGGGCTCGAGAAAGTAGACTTTTTATGGTACTTCAAAAGGATTTCTTGGATTGCTTTAGCCAGTTATTTCGGCGGATTGTTTTCTTATTTTGTTTTAGAGAGCCTCAATTTTTTCATTTAA
- a CDS encoding methionyl aminopeptidase, producing the protein MKRNDPCWCGSGRKWKQCHYPQPPKMSPEALKQHYASQYNILLKTPEQKAKIYNACQITARILDELCKASQKGVTTNELDELSQELHKKYDAIAAPFHYGSPPFPKTICTSLNEVICHGIPNDIPLKDGDIMNIDVSCIVDGYYGDCSRMVMIGEVPEIKKKICQAALECLNDSIAILKPGIPLCEIGEAIEARADTYGFSVVDQFVGHGVGIEFHENPYVPHYRNRSMIPLAPGMIFTIEPMINVGKKEGVVDPKNQWEARTCDNQPSAQWEHTIAITETGYEILTLLND; encoded by the coding sequence ATGAAAAGAAACGACCCTTGCTGGTGCGGCAGTGGACGTAAATGGAAACAGTGCCACTACCCTCAACCCCCAAAAATGTCTCCAGAAGCCTTAAAACAACACTACGCCTCGCAATATAATATCCTACTCAAAACCCCAGAACAGAAAGCAAAAATCTATAACGCCTGCCAAATTACAGCAAGAATTCTAGATGAGCTATGCAAAGCATCTCAAAAGGGCGTCACTACAAATGAGTTGGATGAGCTCTCCCAAGAGCTCCATAAGAAATATGACGCGATTGCCGCTCCATTCCATTACGGCTCACCACCATTTCCAAAAACAATCTGCACATCATTAAACGAAGTGATCTGTCACGGGATTCCTAACGATATCCCACTAAAAGACGGTGATATCATGAATATAGATGTGTCCTGCATTGTGGATGGCTACTATGGAGACTGTAGCCGCATGGTCATGATCGGAGAGGTGCCAGAAATTAAAAAGAAGATATGCCAAGCAGCTTTGGAATGTCTTAACGATTCTATAGCCATTTTAAAACCTGGTATTCCCCTCTGTGAAATTGGAGAAGCTATAGAAGCACGTGCAGACACCTATGGATTTTCTGTAGTAGACCAATTTGTAGGACATGGCGTTGGAATTGAGTTTCACGAAAACCCCTACGTGCCACATTATAGAAACCGCTCCATGATTCCTCTAGCACCAGGGATGATCTTCACTATAGAGCCTATGATTAATGTAGGAAAAAAAGAAGGCGTTGTAGACCCCAAAAATCAATGGGAAGCACGCACATGCGATAATCAACCCAGCGCACAATGGGAACACACTATAGCAATTACAGAGACAGGCTACGAGATACTAACTCTTCTAAATGACTGA
- a CDS encoding DUF720 domain-containing protein — MWIIDPLSAKKPLQAAINVPGTPITGGPNTATADDIIAKFSKDSNPLIVTVYYVYQSVLVAQDNLSIIAQELQANSSAQTYLNNQEALYQYVSIPKNKLNDNSSSYLQNIQSDNQAIGASRQAIQNQISSLGNAAQVISSNLNTNNNIIQQSLQVGQALIQTFSQIVSLIANI; from the coding sequence ATGTGGATCATAGACCCTCTATCAGCAAAAAAACCTCTACAAGCAGCCATAAATGTTCCTGGCACTCCAATTACAGGAGGACCTAATACAGCAACTGCTGACGATATCATTGCAAAATTCTCCAAAGACTCAAACCCTCTGATTGTTACTGTTTACTACGTCTATCAATCCGTATTAGTTGCTCAAGATAACCTCTCCATCATTGCCCAAGAACTCCAAGCAAACTCTTCAGCTCAAACCTACCTAAATAACCAAGAAGCCTTATACCAATACGTCAGTATTCCTAAAAATAAACTGAACGATAACTCCTCTAGCTATCTACAAAACATCCAATCCGATAACCAAGCGATAGGAGCTTCTCGGCAAGCTATCCAAAACCAAATTTCCAGTTTAGGAAACGCGGCTCAGGTAATCTCCAGTAACTTGAACACAAATAATAACATCATCCAACAATCCTTACAGGTAGGACAGGCTCTTATCCAGACCTTCTCTCAAATTGTAAGCCTAATTGCTAACATCTAA
- a CDS encoding MarC family protein yields MLILLNLSLLFYVLFDSPGSIPVFVALLKNFSRKKQQRVILRECLFALGALILFVTFGRSFFQFLDISLYAFQIIGGFLLFTVSIKMMLAPMPEKAKDDTSKTEPIFFPLAFPVITGPAVITALLSYMEEGIYSREIIFTAMIIAWAFSLFTLLCSSFFDRLFGNFGLLALERLFGIALLLMSVNLMLKGISIAFNIGFYIG; encoded by the coding sequence ATGCTCATCTTACTCAATCTTAGCCTACTATTTTATGTCCTGTTCGATTCTCCAGGCTCCATTCCTGTCTTTGTTGCTTTGCTCAAAAACTTTTCTAGAAAGAAACAACAACGGGTGATCCTAAGAGAATGCCTTTTTGCTCTCGGAGCCCTCATCCTCTTCGTTACTTTTGGAAGAAGCTTCTTCCAATTCTTGGATATTTCTCTCTACGCTTTTCAGATCATAGGCGGCTTTCTCCTCTTTACAGTCTCTATAAAAATGATGCTGGCACCCATGCCAGAAAAAGCTAAAGATGATACTTCCAAAACAGAACCTATATTTTTCCCCTTAGCTTTCCCAGTAATCACAGGCCCTGCTGTGATTACAGCACTCCTTAGCTACATGGAAGAGGGAATCTACTCTAGGGAAATTATTTTTACTGCTATGATTATCGCCTGGGCATTTTCTTTATTTACTCTGCTATGCTCTAGCTTCTTTGACCGCCTTTTTGGAAATTTCGGACTCCTCGCACTCGAGAGACTCTTCGGTATTGCTTTACTACTTATGTCGGTAAACCTTATGTTGAAAGGGATCTCAATAGCGTTTAATATAGGCTTTTACATCGGGTGA
- a CDS encoding DUF720 domain-containing protein, with protein sequence MSITTLGTLPTVNTINSSRPPLEPLNTPKIGAVLFSIYELLLQAIEIRQQTVLTQSQQLNDNTNIQQQLNQETNQIKYAIVSAGAKEDEITRVQNQNQNYSAQRSNIQDELVTTRQNGQIILSHASTNINIIQQQSSQDSSFIKTTNSIGSTVNQLNKPLG encoded by the coding sequence ATGTCTATAACCACCTTAGGGACTCTTCCCACAGTTAATACTATAAACAGTTCTCGTCCTCCCCTTGAGCCTCTAAATACACCTAAAATAGGTGCTGTGCTTTTTAGCATTTACGAGCTTCTTTTACAAGCAATTGAAATTCGACAACAAACAGTTCTGACTCAATCACAACAATTAAACGACAATACTAATATTCAACAACAATTAAACCAAGAAACTAATCAAATCAAGTATGCAATAGTAAGTGCTGGAGCAAAAGAAGACGAGATCACTAGAGTACAAAATCAGAACCAAAACTACTCAGCACAAAGATCTAATATCCAAGACGAACTCGTAACAACAAGACAAAACGGTCAAATTATCCTCTCACACGCCTCTACAAACATTAACATCATCCAACAGCAATCCTCACAAGACTCCTCATTTATCAAAACAACAAACTCCATAGGAAGCACCGTAAACCAACTGAATAAACCCCTAGGATAA
- the fumC gene encoding class II fumarate hydratase, producing MRQEKDSLGIVEVPEDKLYGAQTMRSRNFFSWGPELMPYEVIRALVWIKKCAAQANQDLGFLDSKHCDMIVAAADEILEGGFEEHFPLKVWQTGSGTQSNMNVNEVIANLAIRHHGGVLGSKDPIHPNDHVNKSQSSNDVFPTAMHIAAVISLKNKLIPALDHMIRVLDAKVEEFRHDVKIGRTHLMDAVPMTLGQEFSGYSSQLRHCLESIAFSLAHLYELAIGATAVGTGLNVPEGFVEKIIHYLRKETDEPFIPASNYFSALSCHDALVDAHGSLATLACALTKIATDLSFLGSGPRCGLGELFFPENEPGSSIMPGKVNPTQCEALQMVCAQVLGNNQTVIIGGSRGNFELNVMKPVIIYNFLQSVDLLSEGMRAFSEFFVKGLKVNKARLQDNINNSLMLVTALAPVLGYDKCSKAALKAFHESISLKEACLALGYLSEKEFDRLVVPENMVGNH from the coding sequence ATGCGACAAGAAAAGGATAGTTTAGGAATCGTAGAAGTTCCTGAGGATAAGTTATATGGAGCTCAAACTATGCGTTCTAGGAATTTTTTTTCTTGGGGACCTGAGTTGATGCCTTATGAGGTAATACGAGCTCTCGTATGGATTAAAAAATGTGCTGCTCAGGCGAATCAAGATTTAGGATTTTTGGATTCCAAGCATTGCGATATGATTGTTGCTGCTGCCGATGAGATTTTAGAGGGAGGTTTTGAAGAGCATTTCCCTTTAAAAGTTTGGCAGACAGGGAGCGGCACACAATCTAATATGAATGTGAATGAGGTGATTGCGAATCTTGCCATTCGTCATCACGGAGGGGTGTTAGGCAGTAAGGATCCTATCCATCCTAATGATCATGTGAATAAGTCCCAATCGTCCAATGATGTTTTCCCTACAGCAATGCATATCGCTGCTGTGATTAGTTTAAAAAATAAGTTAATTCCAGCTTTAGATCATATGATTCGGGTGTTAGATGCTAAAGTGGAAGAATTTCGTCATGATGTAAAGATAGGACGGACCCATCTTATGGATGCGGTGCCTATGACGTTGGGTCAGGAATTTTCTGGTTATAGCAGTCAATTGCGTCACTGCTTAGAGAGTATAGCATTTTCTTTAGCTCATTTATATGAACTTGCGATTGGAGCTACTGCTGTAGGGACTGGGTTGAATGTTCCTGAAGGGTTCGTGGAAAAGATCATCCATTATTTAAGGAAGGAAACAGATGAACCGTTTATTCCAGCTTCCAATTATTTTTCAGCACTGTCTTGTCACGATGCTTTAGTAGATGCCCATGGGTCTTTAGCAACTTTAGCATGTGCTTTAACTAAGATAGCTACGGATTTGAGCTTTTTAGGTTCAGGACCCAGGTGTGGGTTGGGTGAGTTATTTTTCCCTGAAAATGAACCAGGATCTTCTATCATGCCTGGTAAAGTCAATCCTACGCAGTGTGAAGCTCTCCAAATGGTTTGTGCTCAAGTTCTTGGGAATAATCAAACAGTGATTATTGGAGGAAGTCGAGGAAATTTTGAGCTTAATGTGATGAAGCCTGTGATCATCTATAATTTCCTGCAGTCTGTGGATCTCCTTTCTGAGGGGATGAGGGCTTTCTCTGAATTCTTTGTGAAAGGATTAAAAGTAAATAAAGCTCGTTTACAAGATAATATCAATAATTCTTTGATGTTGGTTACAGCTTTAGCTCCTGTATTAGGTTACGACAAGTGTTCGAAAGCAGCACTGAAAGCATTTCATGAATCTATATCTTTGAAGGAGGCGTGTCTAGCTTTGGGATATCTTTCTGAGAAGGAATTTGATCGTTTAGTGGTTCCTGAGAATATGGTGGGAAACCATTAG
- a CDS encoding protease-like activity factor CPAF, whose protein sequence is MKKGKLGAIVFGLLFTSSVAGFSKDLTKDNAYQDLNVIEHLISLKYAPLPWKELLFGWDLSQQTQQARLQLVLEEKPTTNYCQKVLSNYVRSLNDYHAGITFYRTESAYIPYVLKLSEDGHVFVVDVQTSQGDIYLGDEILEVDGMGIREAIESLRFGRGSATDYSAAVRSLTSRSAAFGDAVPSGIAMLKLRRPSGLIRSTPVRWRYTPEHIGDFSLVAPLIPEHKPQLPTQSCVLFRSGVNSQSSSSSLFSSYMVPYFWEELRVQNKQRFDSNHHIGSRNGFLPTFGPILWEQDKGPYRSYIFKAKDSQGNPHRIGFLRISSYVWTDLEGLEEDHKDSPWELFGEIIDHLEKETDALIIDQTHNPGGSVFYLYSLLSMLTDHPLDTPKHRMIFTQDEVSSALHWQDLLEDVFTDEQAVAVLGETMEGYCMDMHAVASLQNFSQSVLSSWVSGDINLSKPMPLLGFAQVRPHPKHQYTKPLFMLIDEDDFSCGDLAPAILKDNGRATLIGKPTAGAGGFVFQVTFPNRSGIKGLSLTGSLAVRKDGEFIENLGVAPHIDLGFTSRDLQTSRFTDYVEAVKTIVLTSLSENAKKSEEQTSPQETPEVIRVSYPTTTSAS, encoded by the coding sequence ATGAAAAAAGGGAAATTAGGAGCCATAGTTTTTGGCCTTCTATTTACAAGTAGTGTTGCTGGTTTTTCTAAGGATTTGACTAAAGACAACGCTTATCAAGATTTAAATGTCATAGAGCATTTAATATCGTTAAAATATGCTCCTTTACCATGGAAGGAACTATTATTTGGTTGGGATTTATCTCAGCAAACACAGCAAGCTCGCTTGCAACTGGTCTTAGAAGAAAAACCAACAACCAACTACTGCCAGAAGGTACTCTCTAACTACGTGAGATCATTAAACGATTATCATGCAGGGATTACGTTTTATCGTACTGAAAGTGCGTATATCCCTTACGTATTGAAGTTAAGTGAAGATGGTCATGTCTTTGTAGTCGACGTACAGACTAGCCAAGGGGATATTTACTTAGGGGATGAAATCCTTGAAGTAGATGGAATGGGGATTCGTGAGGCTATCGAAAGCCTTCGCTTTGGACGAGGGAGTGCCACAGACTATTCTGCTGCAGTTCGTTCCTTGACATCGCGTTCCGCCGCTTTTGGAGATGCGGTTCCTTCAGGAATTGCCATGTTGAAACTTCGCCGACCCAGTGGTTTGATCCGTTCGACACCGGTCCGTTGGCGTTATACTCCAGAGCATATCGGAGATTTTTCTTTAGTTGCTCCTTTGATTCCTGAACATAAACCTCAATTACCTACACAAAGTTGTGTGCTATTCCGTTCCGGGGTAAATTCACAGTCTTCTAGTAGCTCTTTATTCAGTTCCTACATGGTGCCTTATTTCTGGGAAGAATTGCGGGTTCAAAATAAGCAGCGTTTTGACAGTAATCACCATATAGGGAGCCGTAATGGATTTTTACCTACGTTTGGTCCTATTCTTTGGGAACAAGACAAGGGGCCCTATCGTTCCTATATCTTTAAAGCAAAAGATTCTCAGGGCAATCCCCATCGCATAGGATTTTTAAGAATTTCTTCTTATGTTTGGACTGATTTAGAAGGACTTGAAGAGGATCATAAGGATAGTCCTTGGGAGCTCTTTGGAGAGATCATCGATCATTTGGAAAAAGAGACTGATGCTTTGATTATTGATCAGACCCATAATCCTGGAGGCAGTGTTTTCTATCTCTATTCGTTACTATCTATGTTAACAGATCATCCTTTAGATACTCCTAAACATAGAATGATTTTCACTCAGGATGAAGTCAGCTCGGCTTTGCACTGGCAAGATCTACTAGAAGATGTCTTCACAGATGAGCAGGCAGTTGCCGTGCTAGGGGAAACTATGGAAGGATATTGCATGGATATGCATGCTGTAGCCTCTCTTCAAAACTTCTCTCAGAGTGTCCTTTCTTCCTGGGTTTCAGGTGATATTAACCTTTCAAAACCTATGCCTTTGCTAGGATTTGCACAGGTTCGACCTCATCCTAAACATCAATATACTAAACCTTTGTTTATGTTGATAGACGAGGATGACTTCTCTTGTGGAGATTTAGCGCCTGCAATTTTGAAGGATAATGGCCGCGCTACTCTCATTGGAAAGCCAACAGCAGGAGCTGGAGGTTTTGTATTCCAAGTCACTTTCCCTAACCGTTCTGGAATTAAAGGTCTTTCTTTAACAGGATCTTTAGCTGTTAGGAAAGATGGTGAGTTTATTGAAAACTTAGGAGTGGCTCCTCATATTGATTTAGGATTTACCTCCAGGGATTTGCAAACTTCCAGGTTTACTGATTACGTTGAGGCAGTGAAAACTATAGTTTTAACTTCTTTGTCTGAGAACGCTAAGAAGAGTGAAGAGCAGACTTCTCCGCAAGAGACGCCTGAAGTTATTCGAGTCTCTTATCCCACAACGACTTCTGCTTCGTAA
- a CDS encoding solute carrier family 26 protein has protein sequence MVKVPWAFKNFIPKLYTSIKEGYSFNTFKKDFQAGITVGILAFPFAIAIAIGVGVSPIQGLLASIIGGLLASAMGGSNVLISGPSSAFISILYCLSAKYGAEALFTVTLLAGVFLIAFGLTGLGTFIKYMPYPVVTGLTTGLAIIIFSSQIKDFLGLQMGANIPADFLPKWIAYWDHLWTWDSKSFAVGLFTLLIMIYFRNYKPRYPGVMIAIVTATTLVWLLKIDIPTIGSRYGTLPTAIPLPKIPQLSITKILQLMPDALTIAVLSGLETLLSAVVADGMTGWRHQSNCQLVAQGVANIGTSLFSGIPVTGSLSRTAASIKSEATTPIAGIVHSIFICFILLLLAPLTVKIPLTCLAAVLILIAWNMSEIHHFIHLFTAPKKDIVVLLTVFILTVMTTITAAVQVGMMLAAFLFMKQMSDLSDVISTAKYFDKDSDFLSKAEVPQNTEIYEINGPFFFGIADRLKNLLNDIEKPPKIFILCMTRVPTIDASAMHALEEFFLECDRQGTLLLLAGVKKTPLADLKRYHLDELIGVDHIFSNIKSALLFAQALTNLESKTSTRHLV, from the coding sequence ATCGTGAAAGTCCCTTGGGCATTTAAAAACTTCATCCCTAAACTCTACACAAGTATCAAAGAAGGCTATTCGTTTAATACTTTTAAAAAGGATTTCCAAGCAGGAATTACTGTAGGAATCCTAGCCTTTCCTTTTGCTATTGCCATAGCCATTGGTGTCGGAGTCTCCCCAATTCAGGGACTGTTAGCTTCTATTATCGGAGGCCTTCTCGCTTCGGCTATGGGAGGAAGTAACGTTCTGATTTCAGGGCCATCCAGTGCCTTTATTTCTATTTTATACTGCTTATCTGCAAAATACGGGGCTGAGGCGCTTTTTACCGTCACATTGCTGGCCGGCGTCTTTCTTATCGCCTTCGGACTCACTGGCTTAGGCACGTTCATTAAATACATGCCCTATCCCGTTGTCACAGGACTCACCACAGGACTTGCGATCATTATATTCTCCTCGCAAATTAAAGATTTCCTGGGTCTGCAAATGGGAGCTAATATTCCTGCAGATTTCCTCCCTAAATGGATAGCTTACTGGGATCATTTATGGACTTGGGACAGTAAGTCCTTCGCGGTGGGTCTCTTTACCCTATTGATCATGATCTACTTCCGAAACTACAAGCCTCGCTATCCTGGAGTCATGATTGCAATTGTAACGGCGACCACCCTCGTTTGGTTACTTAAAATCGATATTCCTACCATCGGCAGTCGTTACGGAACTCTACCTACCGCGATTCCTTTACCTAAAATCCCACAACTGAGCATCACCAAAATTCTTCAACTGATGCCAGACGCTCTGACCATTGCAGTCTTATCGGGATTGGAGACTTTACTATCTGCCGTGGTCGCGGACGGAATGACAGGATGGCGTCACCAATCCAACTGTCAGCTTGTCGCCCAAGGGGTAGCAAACATCGGAACCTCATTATTTTCAGGAATCCCCGTCACAGGGTCGCTATCTCGCACAGCAGCCAGCATCAAGTCTGAAGCAACAACTCCCATAGCAGGAATCGTTCACTCCATCTTTATTTGCTTTATTTTACTTCTTCTGGCCCCACTCACTGTCAAAATTCCTCTCACCTGCCTCGCTGCCGTTTTGATTTTGATTGCATGGAATATGAGCGAAATCCACCACTTTATCCATCTCTTTACCGCTCCTAAAAAAGATATTGTGGTTCTCCTCACTGTCTTCATCCTCACGGTAATGACAACGATTACAGCAGCTGTACAAGTAGGAATGATGCTAGCGGCATTCTTATTTATGAAACAAATGAGTGATCTTTCCGATGTGATCTCCACAGCCAAATACTTCGATAAGGATTCAGACTTTTTAAGCAAAGCTGAAGTTCCTCAAAACACAGAGATCTACGAAATTAATGGTCCTTTCTTCTTCGGAATTGCAGATAGATTAAAGAATCTTCTTAATGATATAGAAAAACCCCCTAAAATCTTTATTCTATGCATGACGCGAGTCCCCACAATAGATGCCTCAGCTATGCATGCTCTCGAAGAATTTTTCTTGGAATGTGATCGTCAAGGGACCCTACTTCTCCTCGCTGGAGTTAAGAAAACTCCCCTTGCTGACCTGAAACGTTATCATCTAGATGAACTGATTGGGGTGGACCATATCTTCTCAAATATTAAAAGTGCTCTCCTATTTGCCCAAGCTCTAACAAATCTAGAGAGCAAAACTTCAACTCGTCATTTAGTCTAA